Proteins found in one Arachis stenosperma cultivar V10309 chromosome 8, arast.V10309.gnm1.PFL2, whole genome shotgun sequence genomic segment:
- the LOC130946212 gene encoding F-box/kelch-repeat protein At3g23880-like: protein MEHLECEDNLPVDLLREILVRFPVRLLWQLKIVCRSWNSLISSSEFAMHHLQRSTLTHPAPLLLCWKVPVGLAGDIKHCSSQSLILDRQHQPQPVSHPGDGKFIRGSCNGLLCLSEGFPYKTLTLLNPSTRSVSPSVPFEGSDECGNDFFCGFGYDILHDQYKLAMGCCASSRLTDSKVRSGAIVFTFGADPSWKTVDHPVFPYDFRGPRNEIFVSGTLHWLVCDPTSSTIDSELEWFVLTFDLETELFGRFCLPITRMNRDFCEMPPLQVHNNCLSVCYRTPYEPIICTLWIMKEHGDETSWIQLFAITSDVGIDRGSLVAPLYISEDHNLLALDTGQVLVYNLRQNQLVSRVRHRYDWVYLYRCLESLVSPSHYCGLN, encoded by the coding sequence ATGGAACACCTTGAATGCGAAGATAATCTTCCAGTAGATCTGCTCAGAGAAATCTTGGTGAGGTTTCCAGTGAGGCTTCTCTGGCAACTGAAGATCGTATGCCGTTCATGGAATTCCCTAATCTCCAGCTCTGAATTCGCCATGCACCACCTTCAACGGTCAACGCTAACTCATCCAGCGCCCCTATTGCTGTGTTGGAAGGTACCGGTGGGACTGGCGGGCGACATCAAGCATTGCTCTTCACAATCTCTTATTCTTGATCGCCAGCATCAGCCCCAGCCCGTGTCACATCCGGGTGACGGAAAATTCATCAGGGGATCTTGCAACGGATTGCTCTGCCTATCTGAAGGTTTTCCCTATAAAACTCTTACTCTTCTCAATCCCAGTACTCGTTCGGTATCCCCATCCGTTCCATTCGAGGGCTCCGACGAGTGCGGAAACGATTTTTTTTGTGGCTTTGGCTATGATATTCTGCATGACCAGTACAAGCTTGCTATGGGTTGTTGTGCCTCGTCTCGTCTAACTGATTCCAAGGTGAGATCTGGGGCTATAGTTTTCACTTTTGGTGCAGATCCTTCTTGGAAAACTGTTGATCATCCGGTGTTTCCGTACGATTTTCGTGGCCCAAGAAATGAAATATTTGTGAGCGGCACTCTCCATTGGCTTGTGTGTGATCCTACTAGTAGTACTATAGATAGTGAATTGGAGTGGTTCGTTCTTACCTTCGACTTGGAAACAGAGTTGTTTGGTCGATTTTGTCTGCCTATTACTAGAATGAACCGTGACTTCTGCGAGATGCCTCCCTTGCAAGTCCACAATAACTGTCTTTCTGTTTGTTATCGCACTCCGTATGAGCCAATTATTTGCACTCTCTGGATAATGAAGGAGCATGGAGATGAAACGTCTTGGATTCAATTGTTCGCAATCACATCCGATGTTGGAATCGATCGAGGTTCTTTGGTAGCACCCCTGTATATCTCAGAAGATCATAATCTTTTGGCACTAGATACTGGCCAAGTTCTTGTGTATAATTTACGTCAAAACCAACTGGTTTCTCGTGTGCGTCACAGATATGATTGGGTATATTTATATCGTTGCCTGGAGAGCTTGGTCTCACCTTCACATTATTGTGGTCTTAATTAA
- the LOC130946923 gene encoding uncharacterized protein LOC130946923, which yields MSFLLPQLDLVNNLRDTLSFQFRPLQRSFHFWTRAIDIYAGYKVFQVRVSFEKDVKKQEAMWEKQHQVAADKIYDMCTHLGGFFLKVAQIIGKPDLAPAAWVKRLVTLCDQSPATPYQTLKIVLENELGKDIDDVFERFDLEPLGSASIAQVHRARLRGDKDDVVVKVQHPGVQDIMMTDIHNLQAFALYMQKTDIKFDLFSITKEMETQIGYEFDFRREADSMQRIRKFLYENNKRSPILIPRVIRDMVTRKVLVMEYMDGVSIMKLGDEIAKRGINPNGKIATAAKQKILKSLTQACGQMILKSGFFHADPHPGNILICKGSEANYGQVKDLPEKLRIGYANLVLAIADGDTLRVIESFRELGIDTSSTCEIHQEDMFKLAQQMFDTKMPPGESVLQPFSDDSLIKKIGVQAFPEELFSVLRTVQLLRGLSVGLGINYSCAQQWKPFAKEALNQGSVYRL from the exons ATGTCATTCTTGCTTCCTCAGCTAGACCTCGTTAACAATCTCAGAGACACTCTCTCCTTTCAATTCCGTCCTTTGCAACGTTCTTTCCATTTCTGGACTCGCGCCATTGATATCTATGCAGGATATAAg GTGTTTCAGGTGAGAGTAAGTTTTGAGAAAGATGTGAAAAAGCAAGAAGCAATGTGGGAAAAGCAGCACCAAGTTGCTGCTGATAAGATATATGATATGTGCACTCACCTTGGAGGTTTCTTCCTCAAG GTAGCCCAAATTATAGGGAAGCCGGACTTGGCTCCAGCTGCGTGGGTGAAAAGGCTCGTTACATTATGTGATCAGTCTCCTGCAACTCCATATCAGACTCTGAAGATAGTGCTGGAGAATGAACTGGGGAAAGACATCGATGATGTCTTcgaaagatttgatttggaacCCCTTGGTTCTGCTTCAATTGCTCAG GTTCATAGAGCAAGACTCAGAGGTGATAAAGATGATGTAGTAGTCAAG GTTCAACATCCTGGAGTTCAGGATATCATGATGACAGATATCCATAACTTGCAAGCATTTGCTTTATACATGCAAAAGACAGATATCAAATTTGATctattttcaataacaaaagAAATGGAAACACAG ATTGGATATGAATTTGACTTCAGAAGGGAGGCAGATTCCATGCAAAGGATTAGGAAGTTCTTATATGAAAACAATAAAAGATCCCCTATTTTGATACCTCGAGTAATTCGAGATATGGTTACTAG GAAAGTCCTAGTTATGGAATATATGGACGGTGTTTCAATAATGAAACTTGGTGATGAAATAGCAAAAAGGGGTATAAACCCCAATGGAAAGATAGCAACAGCAGCTAAGCA GAAAATTCTTAAAAGCTTGACCCAAGCATGTGGTCAAATGATTTTGAAAAGTGGATTCTTCCATGCTGATCCTCATCCAGGAAACATCTTGATTTGTAAAGGCTCAGAGGCAA ATTATGGGCAGGTGAAGGATCTCCCTGAGAAGTTAAGGATTGGTTATGCTAATCTGGTTCTTGCGATCGCCGATGGTGATACTTTAAGAGTCATTGAGAGCTTTAG GGAGCTTGGCATAGACACCTCTAGCACATGTGAAATTCATCAAGAAGACATGTTTAAACTGGCACAACAAATGTTTGACACAAAAATGCCTCCAGGGGAGTCGGTGTTGCAGCCTTTCTCGGACgattctttaataaaaaaaattggcgtCCAG GCTTTTCCAGAAGAACTGTTTAGTGTACTGAGAACAGTTCAATTACTGAGGGGGCTTAGTGTGGGACTTGGAATCAATTATTCTTGTGCCCAACAGTGGAAACCCTTTGCAAAAGAAGCTTTGAACCAAGGTTCAGTTTATAGGTTATAG
- the LOC130944661 gene encoding probable ubiquitin-like-specific protease 2A encodes MKTRARTRKVLAADNGDNQVGVVKQDTEVSPRCRIELVYSRRGKKSEPVIDVTGSVTNSLPCYLSDMSRKVQSKRKRKSDDEEELCKPREKLDSGLFGEYLEKIWRSFSEEKRRRCTYFDSLWFSLYRRASCKEKVLTWIKKAHIFSKAYVFVPIVCWGHWSLLIFCHFGESAQTNTRSRCMLLLDSLAMANPRRLEPEIRRFVLDIYQAADRPETKKIVSRIPLLIPKVPQQKDGNECGNFVLYFIKLFLSHAPDDFSTEGYPYFMKKDWFNHEDLGRFLERLDSMG; translated from the exons ATGAAAACCAGAGCTAGAACACGAAAGGTTCTTGCTGCTGATAATGGCGATAATCAAG TGGGTGTTGTGAAGCAAGATACAGAAGTAAGCCCAAGATGTAGAATTGAGCTTGTCTATAGTCGTCGAGGAAAGAAAAGTGAGCCCGTAATAGATGTGACAGGAAGTGTTACCAACTCATTGCCCTGTTATTTGAGTGACATGTCTCGGAAGGTGCAATcaaagaggaagagaaaatcCGATGATGAGGAAGAACTCTGTAAACCCAGAGAAAAGCTAGACAGTGGATTGTTCGGTGAATACTTGGA GAAAATATGGAGGAGTTTCTCGGAAGAGAAGAGAAGGCGCTGCACATACTTTGACAGCTTATGGTTTAGTCTATACAGGAGGGCCTCATGTAAAGAGAAGGTGCTGACTTGGATAAAAAAGGCGCATATTTTCTCAAAGGCATATGTTTTTGTTCCAATAGTTTGCTG GGGTCATTGGAGCCTTTTGATCTTCTGCCATTTTGGTGAGAGCGCGCAAACAAATACCAGATCACGTTGCATGTTGTTGCTAGATTCTCTTGCAATGGCGAATCCAAGGCGACTTGAACCGGAGATAAGAAG ATTTGTTCTAGATATTTATCAAGCAGCGGACAGGCCCGAAACTAAGAAAATCGTATCTCGAATTCCGTTGTTGATTCCTAAG GTGCCGCAACAAAAAGACGGTAATGAATGTGGAAACTTTGTCCTCTATTTCATTAAACTGTTTCTTAGTCACGCTCCGGATGATTTTAGCACGGAAGGGTATCCTTACTTT ATGAAAAAAGATTGGTTTAACCACGAAGACTTGGGTAGGTTTCTTGAGAGACTTGATTCAATGGGTTAA